A region from the Tahibacter amnicola genome encodes:
- the trpE gene encoding anthranilate synthase component I, which translates to MQIRTLDENAFNALAEQGYNRIPLMAQAYADLDTPLSLYLKLVGEPGLADTAGSFLLESVVGGERFGRYSFIGLPASVHLRASGIGESALTEVVRDGQVVESHQGNPLEFIAQYQQRFRVALHEGLPRFCGGLAGYFGYDAVRHIEPRLAQTEKPGGIGTPDILLLQCEELAVIDNLAGRISLIVYATPGHPGAYAQAMRRLEAMLERVRMPLQVREVAPTPTRPVERGFDKADYLAAVARAKEYIAAGDMMQVQVGQRLSKRFEASPLSLYRALRSLNPSPYMYYYDMGDFHIVGASPEILVRQERRDEGQRITIRPLAGTRPRGATPEQDRDLERELLDDPKERAEHLMLIDLARNDIGRIAKAGSVKVSEAFVVERYSHVMHIISNVDGVLRDGTTNSDVLRATFPAGTLTGAPKVRAMEIIDELEPVKRGIYGGAVGYLSFSGDMDMAIAIRTAIVKDKTLYAQASAGIVADSVPELEWRETEAKARAVLHAAELVEQGF; encoded by the coding sequence ATGCAGATCCGCACGCTGGATGAGAATGCGTTCAATGCCCTTGCCGAGCAGGGCTACAACCGCATTCCGCTGATGGCCCAGGCCTATGCCGACCTGGATACGCCGCTGTCGCTCTACCTCAAGCTCGTCGGCGAGCCGGGACTGGCAGACACGGCAGGAAGTTTCCTGCTCGAGTCCGTCGTCGGCGGCGAGCGCTTCGGCCGCTACTCGTTCATCGGCCTGCCGGCTTCGGTACACCTGCGGGCCAGCGGAATCGGCGAGTCGGCCTTGACTGAAGTAGTCCGGGACGGTCAGGTCGTTGAGTCGCACCAGGGCAATCCACTGGAATTCATTGCGCAGTACCAGCAGCGGTTCCGCGTGGCGCTGCACGAGGGCTTGCCGCGCTTCTGCGGCGGGCTCGCGGGGTATTTCGGGTACGACGCCGTGCGTCATATCGAGCCGCGGCTGGCGCAGACGGAAAAGCCCGGTGGTATCGGGACGCCGGACATCCTGCTGCTGCAATGCGAAGAACTGGCGGTGATCGACAACCTGGCGGGGCGGATCTCGCTGATCGTGTACGCCACGCCCGGCCATCCCGGCGCCTACGCCCAGGCCATGCGGCGCCTGGAAGCCATGCTCGAGCGTGTCCGCATGCCGCTGCAGGTACGCGAAGTGGCGCCCACGCCAACCCGGCCGGTGGAGCGCGGTTTTGACAAGGCGGACTACCTGGCTGCGGTGGCCCGGGCCAAGGAGTACATCGCAGCCGGCGACATGATGCAGGTGCAGGTCGGGCAGCGGCTGTCAAAGCGCTTCGAGGCATCGCCCCTGAGCCTCTATCGCGCGCTGCGCTCGCTCAATCCCTCGCCCTACATGTATTACTACGACATGGGCGATTTCCACATCGTGGGTGCATCGCCCGAGATCCTGGTGCGCCAGGAACGCCGCGATGAAGGCCAGCGCATCACGATTCGGCCGCTGGCCGGCACGCGGCCGCGCGGCGCCACGCCGGAGCAGGACCGCGACCTGGAGCGCGAACTGCTGGACGATCCGAAGGAGCGTGCCGAGCACCTGATGCTGATCGACCTGGCGCGCAACGACATCGGTCGCATCGCCAAGGCGGGCAGCGTGAAGGTGAGCGAAGCCTTCGTCGTCGAACGTTACTCGCACGTGATGCACATCATCAGCAACGTGGATGGCGTGTTGCGCGACGGCACCACCAACAGCGACGTGCTGCGCGCCACGTTCCCGGCCGGTACCCTGACCGGCGCCCCCAAGGTGCGGGCGATGGAGATCATCGACGAACTCGAGCCGGTCAAGCGCGGCATCTACGGCGGCGCCGTGGGCTACCTGAGCTTCAGCGGCGATATGGACATGGCGATCGCGATCCGCACCGCCATCGTCAAGGACAAGACACTCTACGCGCAGGCCTCGGCCGGTATCGTGGCCGATTCGGTGCCCGAGCTCGAATGGCGCGAGACGGAAGCCAAGGCACGCGCCGTGCTGCATGCGGCCGAACTGGTCGAACAGGGATTCTGA
- a CDS encoding PAS domain S-box protein, which yields MSDLGTFFTGDFMPHGYCFRWLPGLVWLHVISDGLTALAYTSIPFTLFYFIRKRRDLPFNWMFLLFAIFIIACGATHYLEIWTLWNGAYWFSGVVKAITAAASVPTAILLAKLVPQALAIPSIHELREANRRLQSSEARFRGLLESAPDAVVIVDAMGTIALVNQQTERMLGFHRDELIGKPVEVLMPIRYRYQHAGHRTDYFRSPRSRSMGAKLDLYGLRKDGSEFPVEISLSPLETEEGTLVSAAIRDVTERKQQELRVSRLATIVESSEDAMYSRSLDGSVQTWNRAAEHLYGYSADEMIGQSLMVLIPPSHVTPEEVALAVHVGEHSLSRETLRLRKDGSTVEVAVTVSPIRDSVGRLIGACTVARDVTEEKRIQEQLRASVHEKEILLKEVHHRVKNNLQVISTLINMQMRSISGSAALMALEECQSRVQAIALIHEKLYQSKDYARVPFAEYARSLALNVFDAAGALDSAVTLETDFADVAIAVDRAIPCALILNELVSNALKHAFDRHQKGTVTVALRRDPDGLLVMSVCDNGRGLPPDLERRRASSLGMELVQTLVEQLDASMEIVSGKDNGTQFTIRFAAGENL from the coding sequence GTGTCCGATCTCGGCACTTTCTTCACCGGCGACTTCATGCCGCATGGCTATTGCTTCCGCTGGCTCCCCGGACTCGTGTGGTTGCACGTCATCTCCGACGGCCTGACGGCACTGGCCTACACGTCGATTCCCTTCACGCTGTTCTATTTCATCCGCAAGCGCCGCGACCTTCCGTTCAACTGGATGTTCCTGCTGTTCGCGATCTTCATCATCGCCTGCGGTGCGACGCACTACCTGGAGATCTGGACACTGTGGAACGGCGCCTACTGGTTCTCGGGCGTGGTCAAGGCCATCACGGCGGCTGCCTCGGTGCCCACGGCGATCCTGCTGGCGAAGCTGGTGCCGCAGGCGCTGGCCATTCCCAGCATCCACGAACTGCGGGAGGCGAACCGGCGTCTGCAAAGCAGTGAAGCCCGGTTTCGCGGGTTGCTGGAGTCGGCACCGGATGCGGTTGTCATCGTCGACGCCATGGGAACGATTGCGCTGGTGAATCAGCAGACGGAACGCATGTTGGGTTTCCATCGCGACGAGCTCATCGGCAAGCCGGTGGAGGTGCTGATGCCGATCCGCTATCGCTACCAGCACGCGGGCCACCGGACTGACTATTTCCGCTCGCCGCGCTCGCGCTCGATGGGTGCCAAGCTCGACCTGTACGGCCTGCGCAAAGACGGCTCCGAGTTTCCGGTAGAGATCAGCTTGAGCCCGCTGGAAACGGAAGAGGGCACGCTGGTGTCGGCGGCGATCCGCGACGTGACCGAGCGCAAGCAGCAGGAACTGCGCGTCAGCCGGCTGGCGACCATCGTGGAATCGTCCGAGGATGCGATGTACTCGCGCTCGCTCGATGGCAGCGTGCAGACCTGGAACCGCGCGGCGGAGCATCTGTACGGCTACAGCGCCGACGAAATGATTGGCCAGAGCCTGATGGTCCTGATCCCTCCGTCGCATGTCACGCCGGAAGAAGTGGCGCTGGCCGTTCACGTCGGCGAACACTCGCTCAGCCGTGAAACGCTGCGCCTGCGCAAGGACGGATCGACCGTCGAAGTCGCCGTGACGGTGTCGCCCATCCGCGACAGCGTCGGGCGGCTCATTGGCGCCTGTACCGTGGCGCGCGACGTGACCGAGGAAAAACGCATCCAGGAACAGTTGCGCGCGTCGGTGCACGAAAAGGAAATCCTGCTCAAGGAAGTGCATCACCGCGTGAAGAACAACCTGCAGGTGATCTCCACGCTCATCAATATGCAGATGCGCTCCATATCGGGTAGCGCAGCCCTGATGGCGCTGGAGGAGTGCCAGTCGCGCGTGCAGGCTATCGCCTTGATTCACGAGAAGCTCTACCAGTCCAAGGACTATGCCCGCGTGCCATTCGCCGAGTACGCGCGCAGCCTCGCCCTGAATGTCTTTGATGCTGCTGGAGCCCTGGATTCGGCCGTGACGCTGGAAACGGATTTTGCGGACGTTGCCATCGCGGTGGATCGTGCGATTCCCTGTGCGCTCATTCTCAATGAACTGGTCAGCAACGCGCTCAAGCACGCGTTTGATCGTCACCAGAAGGGCACGGTCACCGTGGCGCTGCGGCGTGACCCCGACGGGCTGCTGGTGATGTCGGTCTGCGACAACGGTCGCGGGCTGCCGCCGGATCTCGAACGACGCCGCGCCAGCTCGTTGGGCATGGAGCTGGTGCAGACGCTGGTGGAGCAGCTGGACGCGTCCATGGAGATCGTCAGCGGAAAGGACAACGGAACCCAGTTCACCATTCGATTCGCGGCGGGGGAAAATCTGTGA
- a CDS encoding hybrid sensor histidine kinase/response regulator has translation MNGPVPVRVLVVEDERLVAKDLQATLIAMGYDAFAIAASAEEAFRQAEAKRPDVVLMDIRIQGAFDGIHAADTLMAAHGCAVVYLTAHADEETIARAKKTGPFGYLLKPIKSAELRGAVEVAVYRLDAERRLRERTQQLEVLNRDLEAFNASLSHEVRGPLRHIFWYSELLQQQCEEILDVVGMGYVHRIRHAAVSLTTLVGDLLKLASVTRHQLLPERLNLTAMTRDIAERMIIDSGDDAGEILVQDGMTVLGDRPLLQIMMANLLGSAWAQASAEIPLQIDVGAIFHRGEFVYFVCRRTRTDASGDDVQILLRESLTNTAHAPSDAEIRDSQPVLGVASRIAERHGGRMWNETVPGRVVAFFTLRSA, from the coding sequence GTGAACGGCCCGGTACCGGTAAGGGTGTTGGTCGTCGAGGACGAACGACTGGTTGCCAAGGACCTGCAAGCCACGCTGATCGCCATGGGTTATGACGCCTTTGCTATTGCCGCTTCCGCGGAAGAGGCGTTCCGCCAGGCTGAAGCAAAACGGCCGGACGTGGTGCTGATGGACATCCGCATCCAGGGGGCGTTCGACGGCATCCACGCCGCCGATACGCTGATGGCCGCGCATGGTTGCGCCGTGGTCTACCTCACGGCCCATGCGGACGAAGAAACCATCGCTCGGGCCAAGAAAACCGGCCCGTTCGGTTATCTGCTCAAGCCGATCAAGTCGGCGGAACTGCGCGGCGCCGTCGAGGTGGCCGTGTACCGCCTCGACGCCGAGCGGCGCCTGCGCGAACGCACGCAGCAGCTGGAAGTTCTCAACCGCGATCTGGAAGCGTTCAATGCCTCGTTGTCGCACGAGGTGCGCGGGCCGTTGCGTCACATCTTCTGGTACAGCGAGCTGCTGCAGCAGCAATGCGAGGAGATACTCGACGTTGTCGGAATGGGGTATGTCCATCGCATACGGCATGCCGCGGTGAGCCTGACCACGCTCGTCGGTGACCTCCTCAAACTCGCCTCGGTCACGCGTCACCAGCTATTGCCGGAGCGCCTGAATCTCACTGCGATGACGCGCGACATCGCTGAACGCATGATCATCGACAGCGGCGATGATGCGGGCGAGATCCTCGTGCAGGACGGCATGACCGTGCTTGGCGACCGGCCGTTGTTGCAGATCATGATGGCCAACCTGCTGGGCAGCGCCTGGGCGCAGGCCTCAGCCGAGATACCGTTGCAGATTGATGTCGGCGCGATTTTTCACCGGGGTGAGTTTGTGTACTTCGTATGCCGGCGTACCCGCACCGACGCATCGGGCGATGACGTCCAGATCCTGTTGCGCGAATCGCTCACCAACACGGCGCACGCGCCCAGCGATGCCGAGATACGTGACAGCCAGCCCGTGCTGGGGGTTGCCAGCCGTATTGCCGAACGGCACGGCGGACGGATGTGGAACGAGACCGTGCCGGGACGTGTCGTGGCGTTCTTCACCCTGCGATCCGCCTGA
- a CDS encoding EAL domain-containing protein, whose translation MLDGQVTAATRYFRSGAAAAMILVIALGALLAAALVTQRSAWSIERALLAQQQKIDQLTDMELLFAESRRANLAMLDRLRQQDVPLSQQSFNALREQIQQVRAALTKLVSAQTTPRETAATQALDAALRTYEAEVLTAFDLSSPGNVSGPRAGATFTRADATRVLASSANADLVQAQLRRLRLAAQAEVASLATNLDENRTALPSSPVFPLLAVVLVLGALYLVRRGKDPVIIGSPALGTGGRVVPSLAEVATPAPPADPSAGYPMPADHEQAAYSRELGRAIRLVAQCSHALVHACSETELVQDILRRIVDSGGFGVAWVGYWNDDSTDFRIVAQTLRKGLDEASCNALTKAEEFGRSQAAATVRRGQIMVTDESPASPSYERWFERAADAGMRSAISVPLRNPGGIFGVLVVYSETAGAVAPGQIELLGELADDLAFGIAALRERDARRLTDSPYDDISQVDPLTGLANGVRFVEHVREALRNAQGSSRPVIVMKISVERLRSVNEIMGSHAGDFLLKSVAERLTSATRNGIVARTAGDRFGVVVADGGDDMQPLSFARTLLNAVMMPLELAGSEYYPNACIGVSMYPHDGQTAEAQMRNAAVALSQARALGGGTIQFYDPVSADQEAAGFALETALRAALDHGEFVLHFQPKADLVTGRISGAEALVRWNHPTMGLMPPGQFIGLAEATGLIGPLGTWVIQEACRQIAAWRNQGLPDCPVSVNLSPIQFRHADLVSTVRRALTDHGVKPASLELELTEGAVMHDMQSGIDTLRALRAIGVRCALDDFGTGHSSLNYLKHLPIERLKIDQSFVRDLTTEPGSAAICNAIINIAHNLDLKVVAEGVETEAQLSYLRRCGCDEVQGFYFSPGVPADDFAQMLRSRTRLPAPTYAPGARTLLIVDDEVNVLSALRRVLQPEGFEIILADSGPKALAILAMRETQVILTDQRMPEMSGTEFLARVRKLYPRTVRMVLSGYADLDTVIASVNRGTVFRFITKPCNADVLQEHVREAFRHYDQQLSQHMAPRAPRRRPAAKALREQPHTHN comes from the coding sequence ATGCTGGATGGCCAAGTAACGGCGGCCACGCGCTACTTCCGCTCCGGCGCTGCGGCGGCGATGATCCTGGTCATCGCGCTGGGCGCCCTGCTCGCGGCAGCGCTCGTGACGCAACGCAGCGCCTGGTCTATCGAGCGCGCGTTGCTCGCGCAGCAGCAGAAGATCGATCAACTGACCGACATGGAGCTGCTGTTCGCCGAGAGCCGGCGGGCAAACCTCGCCATGCTCGACCGGCTGCGCCAGCAGGATGTACCGCTCTCGCAGCAGTCCTTCAACGCCTTGCGCGAACAAATCCAGCAAGTGCGCGCGGCGCTCACCAAATTGGTCAGCGCGCAGACGACGCCCCGCGAGACAGCCGCCACGCAGGCCCTCGACGCCGCGTTGCGCACCTACGAAGCCGAAGTGCTGACCGCCTTCGATCTTTCCAGCCCCGGCAACGTCAGCGGACCGCGCGCCGGCGCAACCTTCACCCGGGCCGACGCCACACGCGTGCTGGCCTCCAGCGCCAACGCCGACCTCGTCCAGGCGCAGCTGCGCCGGCTGCGCCTGGCCGCCCAGGCCGAAGTGGCCAGCCTTGCGACCAATCTGGATGAGAATCGCACCGCCCTGCCCTCGTCACCGGTCTTCCCACTGCTGGCGGTAGTCCTGGTCCTGGGTGCCCTCTACCTAGTACGTCGCGGCAAAGACCCGGTCATCATCGGAAGCCCGGCGCTCGGCACGGGCGGACGGGTGGTGCCCTCACTGGCGGAAGTGGCAACACCGGCGCCGCCGGCCGACCCATCTGCCGGCTATCCGATGCCCGCCGATCACGAGCAGGCGGCCTATTCCCGCGAACTCGGACGCGCCATCCGGCTGGTCGCCCAGTGCAGCCATGCGCTGGTCCATGCGTGCAGCGAAACCGAGCTGGTCCAGGACATCCTGCGCCGCATCGTCGACTCCGGCGGATTCGGCGTGGCCTGGGTCGGCTACTGGAATGACGACAGCACTGACTTCCGTATCGTCGCCCAGACCTTGCGCAAGGGGCTGGACGAAGCCAGCTGCAACGCCCTGACCAAGGCCGAGGAATTCGGTCGCAGCCAGGCCGCGGCAACCGTCCGCCGCGGCCAGATCATGGTGACCGACGAATCCCCCGCCTCACCCAGCTACGAGCGCTGGTTCGAGCGGGCGGCGGATGCGGGCATGCGGTCGGCTATCTCGGTACCACTGCGCAATCCCGGCGGCATCTTCGGGGTGCTGGTCGTCTATTCCGAAACCGCAGGGGCGGTTGCTCCCGGTCAGATCGAACTGCTGGGCGAACTCGCCGACGACCTCGCATTCGGCATCGCGGCGCTGCGCGAGCGCGACGCGCGCCGGCTCACCGATTCGCCCTATGACGACATCAGCCAGGTCGATCCGCTCACCGGCCTGGCCAATGGCGTGCGCTTTGTCGAACACGTTCGCGAGGCCCTGCGCAATGCCCAGGGCAGCTCGCGTCCGGTGATCGTGATGAAGATCAGCGTCGAACGCCTGCGCTCGGTCAACGAAATCATGGGCTCGCACGCCGGCGACTTCCTGCTCAAGAGTGTGGCCGAACGCCTGACCAGCGCCACGCGTAACGGCATCGTGGCGCGCACGGCCGGCGACCGCTTCGGGGTGGTCGTGGCCGACGGCGGCGACGACATGCAACCGCTGAGCTTCGCCCGCACCCTGCTCAACGCGGTGATGATGCCGCTCGAGCTGGCCGGATCGGAGTACTACCCCAACGCCTGCATCGGTGTGAGCATGTACCCGCATGACGGCCAGACTGCGGAAGCGCAGATGCGCAACGCGGCCGTTGCGCTGTCGCAGGCACGAGCCCTGGGCGGCGGCACCATCCAGTTCTACGACCCGGTCAGCGCCGACCAGGAAGCCGCGGGCTTCGCCCTGGAGACGGCGCTGCGCGCCGCCCTCGATCACGGCGAGTTCGTACTGCATTTCCAGCCCAAGGCGGACCTGGTGACCGGCCGCATCAGTGGCGCGGAGGCCCTGGTGCGCTGGAATCATCCGACCATGGGCCTGATGCCGCCCGGCCAGTTCATCGGCCTGGCCGAGGCGACCGGCCTGATCGGCCCGCTCGGCACCTGGGTGATCCAGGAGGCCTGCCGCCAGATCGCCGCCTGGCGTAATCAGGGCCTGCCGGATTGCCCCGTCTCGGTGAACCTGTCGCCGATCCAGTTCCGCCACGCGGACCTCGTTTCAACCGTGCGCCGCGCCCTCACCGACCATGGCGTAAAGCCCGCGAGCCTGGAACTGGAGCTGACCGAAGGGGCGGTGATGCACGACATGCAGTCGGGCATCGACACCCTGCGCGCGCTGCGCGCCATTGGCGTGCGCTGCGCTCTGGACGATTTCGGCACCGGCCACTCGTCGCTCAACTACCTCAAGCACCTGCCGATCGAGCGACTCAAGATCGACCAGTCCTTCGTGCGCGACCTCACCACCGAACCGGGCAGCGCGGCGATCTGCAACGCCATCATCAACATCGCGCACAACCTCGACCTGAAGGTCGTCGCCGAGGGCGTGGAGACCGAAGCGCAGTTGAGCTACCTGCGACGCTGCGGCTGCGACGAGGTGCAGGGCTTCTATTTCAGCCCCGGCGTTCCGGCCGACGATTTCGCGCAGATGCTGCGTTCGCGCACCCGCCTGCCCGCCCCCACGTACGCGCCAGGTGCGCGCACATTGCTGATTGTCGATGACGAAGTGAACGTGCTCAGTGCGCTGCGCCGCGTGCTGCAGCCCGAAGGCTTCGAAATCATCCTGGCCGACAGCGGCCCCAAGGCCCTGGCCATCCTGGCCATGCGCGAAACGCAGGTCATCCTGACCGACCAGCGCATGCCGGAAATGAGCGGCACCGAATTCCTGGCGCGCGTGCGCAAGCTCTACCCGCGCACCGTCAGGATGGTGCTGTCCGGATACGCCGATCTCGACACGGTCATCGCCTCGGTCAATCGCGGTACGGTCTTCCGCTTCATCACCAAGCCCTGCAATGCCGACGTCCTGCAGGAGCACGTGCGTGAAGCCTTCCGTCACTACGACCAGCAACTGAGCCAGCACATGGCGCCACGGGCGCCGCGTCGCCGCCCGGCCGCGAAGGCACTGCGCGAACAGCCGCACACGCACAACTGA
- a CDS encoding response regulator, with protein sequence MSKPKVIFIDDEERMVRSLERMFRGRYDVIATTNPQQVLDLVRTERIHVVVSDHRMPEMTGVDLLTEVRTISPSTLRILLTGYADLAAVIGSINDGEIFRFLRKPWDEGELRKKVDDAASISQALFEHGASTAAAEPSPSATDILVIDDSEDVCQLVRRALGDTQRVHWSNNLEDAIDIMGQSHIGVVLSDLHVNGSDISGALKLLKRHDPTLITVVLTAFHHSGQLIDLINQAQVFRVLGKPVDSDSLAPIVSEAVSRSQKLSVDPTLVRQYAVESTVEADNGPISEKLRALFTPGQQP encoded by the coding sequence ATGAGCAAACCTAAAGTCATATTCATCGACGACGAAGAACGCATGGTCCGCTCCCTGGAACGCATGTTCCGCGGTCGCTATGACGTGATCGCCACCACCAATCCCCAGCAGGTGCTCGACCTGGTGCGTACCGAACGCATCCACGTGGTCGTCAGCGACCACCGCATGCCGGAGATGACCGGCGTGGACCTCCTGACCGAAGTGCGCACGATCTCCCCTTCCACGCTGCGCATCCTGTTGACCGGCTATGCCGACCTCGCGGCCGTGATCGGCTCGATCAACGACGGCGAGATCTTCCGCTTCCTGCGCAAGCCCTGGGACGAGGGTGAGCTGCGCAAGAAGGTCGATGATGCCGCCAGCATCTCGCAGGCTCTGTTCGAGCACGGCGCCAGTACCGCCGCGGCAGAACCATCCCCCAGCGCGACCGACATCCTGGTCATCGATGACAGCGAGGATGTCTGCCAGCTCGTGCGCCGCGCCCTGGGCGACACGCAACGTGTGCATTGGTCCAATAATCTCGAAGACGCCATCGATATCATGGGACAAAGCCACATCGGCGTGGTCCTGTCGGACCTCCACGTCAATGGCAGCGACATCTCCGGTGCACTCAAGCTCCTCAAGCGCCACGATCCCACCCTGATCACCGTCGTTCTCACGGCCTTCCATCATTCCGGACAGCTGATCGACCTGATCAACCAGGCCCAGGTCTTCCGCGTGCTCGGCAAGCCCGTCGACAGCGACTCGCTCGCGCCGATCGTCTCGGAAGCCGTGTCCCGGTCGCAGAAGCTGTCCGTCGACCCGACCCTCGTCCGGCAGTACGCGGTCGAGAGCACGGTCGAGGCCGACAACGGCCCGATCTCCGAAAAGCTCCGTGCCTTGTTCACCCCCGGCCAGCAGCCCTGA